The Cydia fagiglandana chromosome 4, ilCydFagi1.1, whole genome shotgun sequence genome has a window encoding:
- the LOC134663673 gene encoding UPF0184 protein AAEL002161: MAGQENNKPNQDKAEADSEIAPSDESNDDNICEEYEMLDSKLDELNTALDFLEQKNDDIHKKLKELLQSNIDIRQQLQNENSMSPDN; this comes from the exons ATGGCTGGTCAAGAGAACAACAAGCCCAATCAGGATAAAGCTGAGGCTGATAGTGAAATTGCGCCGAGCGACGAAAGCAACGATGATAATATTTGTGAAG AGTATGAAATGTTGGATTCAAAATTGGATGAGCTAAATACGGCACTTGATTTTCTGGAACAAAAGAATGATGATATTCACAAGAAATTGAAGGAACTTCTTCAGTCCAACATTGACATTAGACAACAACTGCAAAATGAGAACTCCATGTCTCctgacaattaa